The Halomonas sp. KG2 genome contains a region encoding:
- a CDS encoding cytochrome P450 has protein sequence MHHDSVLCETVTTNSVNGQQGLAEALSRAKGLEPPVKVTPVSSSKGIVHRLRLAQQNLLSVWREEDYSIRTSRMALMKQDYVLCNSPDTVRRVFLEQHDNYDRKSPQMRRALEPLLDDGLFVSDGDLWHQRRRQCAPSLTNALLPGFCTTMTASAEETAKRWAQHPADAPIDMLTEMAHLTARIIGRTIFGDDTTDEEAEQVVAGFTEYQRHSEHLDMANMLGLPFLSLLGNPLRRARTRYSAKQVHEIIDRIIDRHTHRSGQGQHSLIESFMTSMKDGGDNGCPMGRKAVRNEAIVMFMAGHETTANALAWCWYLLDYDPQAMACLQHELDDVLGGRTPCFEDVAKLPYTMAVFEEAMRLYPPVPMLSRQARGDDKVRNRDVREGTVLLVSPWLLHRHRKLWEAPDHFVPERFLPEAPRPDKFAYLPFSVGPRVCLGKRFGLYEGVLCLATLAQHFTPKLVTGHQVNIECRLTLRPQGGLPMMLQPR, from the coding sequence ATGCACCACGATAGTGTTTTATGCGAAACGGTAACAACCAACAGTGTGAATGGCCAACAGGGGCTTGCAGAGGCATTGAGCCGGGCTAAGGGCTTGGAACCTCCGGTCAAGGTAACGCCTGTTTCATCCAGTAAAGGCATTGTGCATCGCTTGCGTTTGGCGCAGCAAAATTTGCTTTCGGTCTGGCGGGAGGAAGATTACTCAATACGTACCTCGCGCATGGCGCTGATGAAGCAAGACTATGTTCTGTGTAATAGCCCTGATACGGTTCGTCGTGTTTTTCTTGAGCAGCACGACAACTATGATCGTAAAAGTCCGCAAATGCGCCGTGCTCTGGAACCGCTTCTTGATGATGGGCTGTTTGTCAGCGATGGCGATTTGTGGCACCAGCGCCGACGTCAGTGCGCGCCATCGCTAACCAACGCTCTGTTACCTGGCTTCTGTACCACCATGACCGCCTCGGCGGAGGAGACTGCCAAGCGATGGGCCCAGCATCCCGCAGATGCGCCTATTGATATGCTGACTGAGATGGCGCATTTAACAGCGCGTATCATTGGCCGAACGATTTTTGGGGATGACACCACCGACGAAGAAGCAGAGCAGGTGGTGGCTGGCTTTACCGAATATCAGCGTCATTCTGAACATTTAGATATGGCCAATATGCTGGGATTGCCGTTTTTAAGTTTGCTAGGTAATCCACTGCGAAGAGCGCGTACGCGCTATTCAGCAAAACAAGTGCATGAAATTATTGACCGTATTATTGATCGTCATACGCACAGATCAGGGCAAGGGCAGCATAGCCTGATTGAGAGCTTTATGACGTCTATGAAAGATGGCGGAGATAATGGCTGTCCGATGGGCCGAAAAGCAGTGCGCAATGAAGCGATTGTCATGTTTATGGCAGGCCATGAAACGACGGCTAACGCATTGGCGTGGTGTTGGTATCTGCTTGATTATGACCCTCAGGCTATGGCGTGCCTGCAGCATGAACTTGATGACGTGCTCGGTGGTAGAACACCGTGCTTTGAAGATGTCGCTAAGCTGCCTTATACAATGGCGGTATTTGAGGAAGCCATGCGGCTATATCCACCGGTACCCATGCTGAGCCGACAAGCGCGAGGAGACGATAAGGTGCGCAATCGCGATGTGCGCGAGGGGACCGTTTTGCTCGTATCCCCTTGGCTGCTGCACCGGCACCGTAAATTGTGGGAAGCGCCCGATCATTTTGTACCTGAGCGTTTTCTTCCAGAGGCTCCACGTCCAGACAAATTTGCTTATCTACCCTTTAGCGTGGGGCCACGTGTTTGTCTCGGCAAACGCTTTGGGCTTTACGAAGGTGTTCTCTGCTTGGCAACATTGGCACAGCATTTCACACCTAAACTGGTGACAGGCCACCAAGTGAACATTGAGTGTCGACTGACATTACGCCCACAAGGCGGCCTACCCATGATGCTACAGCCACGCTGA
- a CDS encoding heavy metal translocating P-type ATPase, with protein sequence MQSRTLQPQTLRRTVPGMTCQGCVKRMREAVQAVDPNAYVEGFPAEKRLEVTSTLENDALDSTLSEAGYPPGAHSGETQPSTESDTAPTVDKGNDKQAAGNETLTHAPQQRLLISGMTCAGCVNSVEKALANTPGVTDASVNFGTHTAQVTGKVEREALINAVAAAGYRAEPIVDMREAERIRESQEAATYRQRLRGSMLSLALAIPLMLSMFVYHPHPMGMGRLYWLVIGLLTLAILAFPGRHFFTNAWKQFKLHQANMDTLVAMGTGTAWLYSMMVVAFAPWLPEVAQGIYFEASAMVVGLILLGNAMELRARGRTSSALKRLLDLQEKTARVIRNGQEQELPVDDVAIDDHIRVRPGERLPVDGIVLDGQSYIDESMLTGEPLPIHKSADDDVSAGTVNGNGSLVYRATRVGSDTRLGRITEQVASAQNSRPPIGELADKVSGIFVPSVMIIAVLTALIWFNIGPAPVMIHMLVTATTVLIIACPCALGLATPISTMIGVGKAAEHGVLVRSGEALQTASRINTLVVDKTGTLTEGKPQVTDATVLHSDSSQVLAWVAALESRSEHPLANALTAYAEAHNAPAETLDTFDSVTGGGVKGSTQAGDSLLLGNARLLEEAGVDLTPAEESVRQLEAKARSLVYLAANGKLAALFGISDPLRADAAAAVKRLQEDGLTVVMLTGDNQHTAAAVAREVGISEFKAGMTPDDKHAEIERRQQAGEVVGMVGDGINDAPALARANVGFAIGQGTDIAMESAGITLMRGSLHGVATAIELSRATLTNIKQNLVGAFGYNVLCIPIAAGVLYPFTGMLLSPIIAGAAMSLSSITVVSNANRLRLWKPAQQEAL encoded by the coding sequence ATGCAGTCACGAACCCTGCAGCCACAAACACTGAGGCGCACTGTGCCGGGCATGACCTGCCAGGGCTGCGTTAAGCGCATGCGCGAGGCGGTTCAAGCCGTAGACCCCAACGCCTACGTAGAAGGTTTTCCCGCAGAAAAACGCTTGGAAGTTACCAGTACGTTAGAAAACGATGCGCTGGATAGCACGCTAAGTGAAGCTGGTTATCCGCCGGGTGCCCACAGCGGCGAGACTCAACCATCTACAGAAAGTGATACTGCGCCAACGGTCGATAAGGGTAACGACAAACAGGCGGCTGGAAATGAGACGCTCACCCACGCGCCTCAGCAGAGACTGTTGATTAGTGGCATGACCTGCGCAGGCTGTGTGAATAGCGTCGAAAAAGCGTTGGCCAACACCCCGGGCGTTACCGATGCCTCGGTGAACTTTGGCACCCATACCGCCCAAGTAACCGGCAAGGTTGAGCGCGAGGCTCTGATTAACGCGGTGGCGGCAGCAGGCTACCGCGCCGAGCCCATAGTCGACATGCGCGAGGCCGAACGCATTCGTGAGTCCCAAGAGGCTGCAACCTATCGCCAGCGTCTGCGCGGCAGCATGCTGTCATTAGCGCTGGCTATTCCGCTCATGCTGAGCATGTTTGTTTACCACCCACACCCCATGGGAATGGGTCGTCTTTATTGGCTGGTCATTGGCCTGCTTACCCTGGCTATTTTGGCATTTCCAGGGCGGCACTTTTTTACCAACGCTTGGAAACAGTTCAAGCTCCACCAGGCCAATATGGACACGCTCGTGGCCATGGGCACCGGTACCGCCTGGCTGTATTCGATGATGGTCGTGGCGTTTGCTCCTTGGCTACCCGAGGTCGCTCAAGGCATCTACTTTGAAGCATCGGCCATGGTGGTGGGGCTCATCCTGCTCGGCAATGCCATGGAGCTGCGTGCCCGCGGACGCACCAGCAGTGCATTAAAACGCTTGCTAGACCTACAGGAGAAAACAGCCCGCGTGATCCGTAATGGCCAAGAACAGGAGTTGCCTGTTGACGACGTAGCGATAGACGATCATATCCGCGTACGCCCCGGCGAACGACTGCCTGTGGATGGCATCGTACTCGATGGTCAAAGCTATATTGATGAGTCCATGCTGACCGGTGAACCGCTGCCCATTCATAAAAGCGCGGATGACGATGTCAGCGCGGGTACTGTTAACGGCAATGGCAGCTTGGTCTATCGCGCCACTCGCGTGGGCAGCGACACCCGCCTGGGTCGTATAACCGAACAGGTCGCCAGCGCACAAAACTCCCGTCCGCCAATTGGTGAACTGGCCGATAAGGTATCGGGAATTTTTGTTCCCAGCGTGATGATCATCGCCGTACTGACCGCACTGATTTGGTTTAACATCGGCCCCGCTCCCGTGATGATCCATATGCTGGTGACCGCCACCACGGTGCTGATTATCGCCTGCCCCTGCGCCTTAGGGCTGGCAACACCGATTTCCACCATGATTGGGGTGGGTAAAGCCGCCGAGCACGGCGTATTGGTAAGAAGTGGTGAAGCGCTGCAAACCGCCAGCCGTATTAACACCCTGGTGGTGGACAAGACCGGCACGCTGACTGAGGGCAAGCCTCAAGTGACCGATGCGACTGTGCTACATAGTGATTCCTCGCAAGTGCTCGCTTGGGTAGCCGCTTTGGAAAGCCGTTCAGAACATCCGTTAGCCAATGCCTTAACAGCTTATGCGGAAGCGCATAATGCCCCCGCTGAAACACTGGATACGTTTGATAGCGTCACCGGTGGCGGCGTGAAAGGTAGCACCCAAGCAGGCGACTCACTGCTGTTGGGCAATGCCCGCCTACTAGAAGAGGCTGGCGTGGACCTAACCCCCGCAGAAGAGAGCGTACGCCAGCTAGAGGCGAAAGCACGCTCATTGGTATACCTGGCAGCCAATGGCAAGCTAGCCGCTCTATTCGGCATCAGTGACCCACTGCGTGCTGACGCGGCTGCCGCAGTGAAACGCTTACAAGAAGATGGCTTAACCGTCGTCATGCTTACCGGAGATAATCAACACACCGCGGCCGCCGTGGCACGGGAAGTGGGCATTAGCGAGTTTAAAGCAGGCATGACGCCAGATGATAAACACGCGGAAATTGAGCGTCGCCAGCAGGCAGGAGAGGTTGTAGGCATGGTGGGTGATGGCATTAATGATGCCCCAGCACTGGCACGTGCCAACGTTGGCTTTGCCATCGGCCAGGGCACCGACATCGCGATGGAGAGCGCCGGGATTACCTTGATGCGCGGTTCGCTACATGGTGTGGCTACGGCTATCGAGTTAAGCCGGGCGACGCTCACCAACATCAAACAGAACCTAGTCGGAGCCTTTGGCTATAACGTACTGTGCATCCCGATTGCTGCGGGCGTGCTTTACCCCTTCACCGGCATGCTGCTGTCACCCATCATTGCCGGTGCCGCCATGTCGCTATCGTCAATCACCGTGGTGAGCAACGCCAACCGCTTACGGCTTTGGAAACCCGCCCAACAGGAGGCCTTATGA
- a CDS encoding MerR family DNA-binding protein, whose product MKVGELAKRGSVTAETVRHYTREGLLAPTRHPENGYQLFSTTDLERLHFIQRARKLGFSVAEIRDILAHADQGDSPCPLVRDLLTHRLPQIRARIAELEALAQRMEQALESWQHMPNGIPDGHSLCRLIESFPEEAPCSHEPCSHKH is encoded by the coding sequence ATGAAGGTCGGCGAACTTGCCAAACGCGGTAGCGTTACCGCAGAAACGGTTCGCCATTACACCCGTGAGGGGTTGCTGGCACCAACACGCCACCCCGAGAACGGTTACCAGTTATTTTCAACCACTGACTTAGAGCGACTGCACTTTATTCAACGAGCACGCAAGCTCGGCTTTAGTGTAGCGGAGATTCGCGACATCCTGGCTCACGCCGACCAAGGCGACTCGCCATGTCCATTGGTGCGCGACCTGCTTACCCACCGGCTACCACAGATCCGCGCACGCATCGCCGAGCTTGAAGCGCTCGCCCAACGCATGGAACAGGCATTAGAGAGCTGGCAGCACATGCCCAATGGCATACCAGACGGTCATAGCCTATGTCGTTTAATTGAGAGTTTTCCTGAGGAGGCACCATGCAGTCACGAACCCTGCAGCCACAAACACTGA
- a CDS encoding OmpP1/FadL family transporter, producing MHNKFKKLTLAAAVASVAFASQAQAGGYQINEQSVSGQGYGHAGRSSNVHDATIVYGNPAGMSFLDRAQITVGGTFLNVNSDISNVRASQSSPAFLQATGGATDTLPVAGSNDGDMVPGTLVPFAFYAHPVNEQLAFGFGVYAPFGSKTEYENDFQGRNQGNYTEVKVMTAQPTVSYRFNEQWSVGAGLTYNRVEGELRRQVPVATPLGLSEVDSRVEGDDEAWGYNLGVIYQPVPETTFGLTYRSKVDFNLEGSFAANSPVLDQLGIGTVTDTAALDLTTPETVNFSLTQQMSDKLKLMFGVSWARWSRFDQILVTGTERGEITNEQQNYSNAWAFSTGGEYQLTPTLALRAGVALDFTPTQDATRSVRIPSDDRRIFSIGAGWSPTPDLTLDVAYSYLTERSTHVDQSKTDSFTVAGQQTPPITSNYSADFKNEAHGFGAQLTYRF from the coding sequence ATGCATAATAAATTTAAAAAGCTCACCTTGGCGGCCGCAGTAGCATCAGTCGCTTTTGCCAGTCAGGCGCAAGCAGGCGGTTATCAAATCAATGAGCAGAGCGTCAGCGGACAGGGGTATGGTCATGCAGGACGTAGCTCAAATGTGCATGATGCAACTATTGTGTACGGTAACCCGGCGGGTATGTCGTTTCTTGATCGTGCCCAAATTACAGTAGGTGGCACGTTCCTAAACGTGAATAGTGACATTTCTAATGTCCGTGCCTCACAGAGTAGCCCTGCTTTTCTTCAGGCGACAGGAGGCGCGACAGATACGTTGCCAGTGGCAGGTTCTAACGATGGCGATATGGTGCCAGGTACATTAGTTCCCTTCGCCTTTTATGCACACCCTGTTAACGAGCAACTGGCATTCGGTTTTGGCGTCTACGCGCCATTTGGTTCTAAAACCGAATACGAAAATGATTTTCAGGGGCGTAACCAGGGCAACTACACCGAAGTAAAAGTGATGACAGCTCAGCCGACGGTCTCTTATCGCTTCAACGAGCAGTGGTCTGTTGGTGCGGGTCTTACCTATAACCGCGTAGAAGGCGAACTTCGCCGTCAGGTACCAGTGGCAACACCGCTGGGCCTTTCTGAAGTGGATTCACGTGTAGAAGGTGATGATGAGGCCTGGGGCTATAACTTGGGTGTCATCTATCAGCCAGTACCTGAAACTACCTTTGGTTTAACGTACCGTTCAAAAGTAGATTTCAATCTAGAAGGCAGCTTTGCGGCGAACTCACCTGTGCTGGATCAGCTAGGGATCGGTACAGTAACAGATACGGCAGCGTTGGATTTAACAACGCCTGAAACAGTCAACTTCTCGCTGACTCAGCAAATGAGCGACAAGCTGAAGCTGATGTTTGGTGTTTCCTGGGCACGCTGGAGCCGCTTTGACCAGATTTTGGTCACCGGTACTGAGCGTGGTGAGATTACCAACGAACAGCAGAACTACTCTAATGCGTGGGCATTCTCTACCGGTGGCGAGTATCAGTTAACGCCAACGCTAGCACTGCGTGCCGGGGTAGCACTGGACTTTACACCCACCCAGGATGCCACGCGCAGCGTGCGTATTCCCTCTGACGACCGCCGTATTTTCTCGATTGGTGCAGGCTGGAGCCCGACGCCAGATCTAACCTTGGACGTTGCCTACTCGTACCTTACCGAGCGCAGCACCCATGTTGATCAAAGCAAAACCGACAGCTTCACCGTGGCGGGGCAGCAAACACCACCGATTACCTCTAACTACTCGGCCGACTTCAAAAACGAAGCCCATGGCTTCGGTGCTCAGCTTACCTATCGCTTCTGA
- the prfB gene encoding peptide chain release factor 2 (programmed frameshift), with translation METNPIHNQIKDLSERTDVLRGYLDYAERKDRLEEVSRELEDPNVWNDPDYAQKLGKERASLEAIVATIDELDQGLADSRDLLELAEMEEDEGTVDEVRKELDGLQVALEKLEFRRMFSGEMDENNAYLDIQSGSGGTEAQDWANILLRMYLRWAESHGFKAEIIEISAGEVAGIKSASLHIQGDYAFGWLRTETGVHRLVRKSPFDSGGRRHTSFASVFLSPEIDDSFEVEINPSDLRVDTYRSSGAGGQHVNTTDSAVRITHEPSGIVVACQNQRSQHANRDFAMKQLKAKLWEHEMQKRNAAKQEAEDSKADIGWGSQIRSYVLDDQRIKDLRTGVQSSNCDKVLDGDLDQFIVASLKQGL, from the exons TTGGAAACTAATCCGATTCATAACCAGATCAAGGACCTGTCTGAGCGGACAGACGTTCTTAGGGGGTATCTT GACTATGCCGAACGCAAAGATCGGCTAGAAGAAGTATCCCGCGAACTTGAAGACCCTAATGTCTGGAACGATCCAGACTATGCCCAGAAGCTGGGTAAAGAGCGCGCATCGCTTGAAGCGATTGTCGCCACCATCGATGAGCTTGATCAGGGCCTGGCTGATAGCCGTGACCTGCTTGAACTTGCTGAGATGGAAGAGGATGAAGGCACCGTTGATGAGGTGCGCAAAGAGCTCGATGGTCTGCAAGTAGCACTGGAGAAGCTTGAGTTTCGTCGCATGTTTTCCGGTGAAATGGATGAGAACAACGCTTATCTGGATATTCAGTCGGGGTCGGGCGGTACCGAAGCTCAAGACTGGGCGAATATCCTGCTGCGTATGTACTTACGCTGGGCAGAGAGCCACGGTTTCAAAGCAGAGATTATCGAAATTTCTGCTGGCGAAGTAGCAGGCATTAAATCGGCGTCGCTGCATATTCAAGGTGACTATGCCTTCGGATGGTTGCGCACCGAAACAGGTGTTCACCGTTTAGTACGTAAAAGCCCGTTTGATTCCGGCGGCCGTCGTCATACGTCGTTTGCATCGGTGTTTCTGTCGCCTGAAATTGACGACAGTTTTGAGGTTGAAATTAATCCCTCTGATCTGCGAGTAGATACCTACCGTTCCAGCGGTGCAGGTGGTCAGCACGTTAACACCACCGACTCAGCGGTGAGGATTACCCACGAGCCCAGCGGTATCGTGGTGGCATGTCAGAATCAGCGCAGCCAGCACGCTAACCGCGACTTCGCCATGAAGCAGTTGAAGGCCAAGTTGTGGGAGCACGAAATGCAAAAGCGCAATGCGGCCAAGCAGGAAGCGGAAGACTCTAAAGCCGATATCGGCTGGGGTAGCCAAATTCGCTCATATGTACTGGACGATCAGCGCATCAAAGACCTGCGCACTGGCGTTCAGTCTAGTAACTGCGACAAAGTGCTCGACGGCGATTTAGACCAGTTTATCGTCGCTAGCCTAAAGCAGGGTTTGTAA
- the lysS gene encoding lysine--tRNA ligase, producing the protein MANQDASSLDNENHLIAERRAKLAARRERAAEQGKSAFPNDFRRDSLTVELHDLLGEKDKAELETLDHQASVAGRVMRKRGPFIVIQDVAGQIQLYVDKKGLPADVLEDIKGWDIGDIVAARGPVHKSGKGDLYVMMVEAQLLTKSLRPLPDKFHGLTDQEARYRQRYVDLIMNPQSRKVFETRAAVISSMRRFFEARGFMEVETPMLQPIPGGAAARPFITHHNALDIDMYLRIAPELYLKRLVVGGFEKVFEINRNFRNEGLSTRHNPEFTMVEFYWAYADYRDLLDMTEAMLRTAAQEVLGTTMIEYQGASYDFGKPFQRLTLRQAILDHGDGITDADLDTLEAAQVVAEKLGIKVKESWGLGKVQTEIFEEVAEHKLDQPTFITEYPAEVSPLARRNDANPFVTDRFEFFVGGREIANGFSELNDAEDQAERFREQAAEKDAGDLEAMYFDADYVRALEYGLPPTAGEGIGIDRLVMLFTDSPSIRDVLLFPAMRPEASE; encoded by the coding sequence ATGGCTAACCAAGACGCGTCTTCTCTCGATAACGAAAACCACCTAATCGCTGAGCGCCGTGCCAAGCTCGCGGCTCGCCGTGAGCGCGCCGCTGAGCAAGGTAAGAGCGCTTTCCCGAACGATTTTCGCCGTGACAGCCTCACGGTTGAGCTACACGACCTGCTGGGCGAAAAGGATAAAGCGGAGCTTGAAACGCTTGATCATCAGGCGTCGGTGGCTGGTCGCGTCATGCGTAAGCGTGGCCCGTTTATCGTGATTCAAGATGTGGCTGGCCAAATCCAGCTCTACGTGGATAAAAAGGGCTTGCCTGCTGATGTGCTTGAGGACATCAAAGGGTGGGATATCGGTGATATCGTCGCTGCCCGTGGCCCAGTGCACAAATCGGGTAAGGGCGATCTGTACGTGATGATGGTTGAGGCGCAGCTGTTGACCAAGAGCCTGCGTCCGCTGCCGGATAAGTTCCACGGCCTGACCGATCAGGAAGCGCGTTATCGCCAGCGCTACGTGGACCTGATCATGAACCCGCAGTCACGTAAGGTATTTGAAACTCGCGCGGCGGTAATCAGCTCCATGCGCCGCTTCTTTGAAGCTCGCGGCTTTATGGAAGTTGAAACGCCGATGCTGCAGCCGATCCCCGGCGGTGCGGCAGCACGGCCGTTTATTACTCACCACAATGCGCTGGATATTGATATGTACCTGCGTATTGCACCGGAGCTTTACCTCAAGCGTCTGGTGGTGGGTGGTTTCGAGAAGGTTTTTGAAATCAACCGTAATTTCCGTAACGAAGGGTTATCTACACGACATAACCCTGAGTTCACCATGGTCGAATTCTATTGGGCCTACGCGGATTATCGTGACCTGCTCGATATGACCGAAGCCATGCTGCGCACGGCGGCCCAAGAAGTGCTGGGCACCACGATGATAGAGTACCAAGGCGCGAGCTACGACTTCGGGAAGCCGTTTCAACGGCTGACGCTACGCCAAGCGATTCTTGATCATGGCGACGGCATCACCGATGCGGATTTGGACACGCTGGAAGCCGCACAAGTGGTTGCAGAAAAGCTGGGCATTAAAGTGAAGGAGAGCTGGGGACTGGGTAAAGTTCAGACCGAGATCTTCGAAGAGGTGGCCGAGCACAAGCTGGACCAGCCGACGTTCATTACTGAATATCCCGCAGAAGTTAGCCCGCTGGCGCGTCGTAACGATGCTAATCCTTTCGTTACCGACCGTTTCGAGTTCTTTGTTGGTGGCCGAGAAATTGCCAACGGCTTCTCGGAGCTTAATGACGCCGAAGATCAGGCTGAACGCTTCCGCGAACAGGCAGCCGAGAAAGATGCCGGTGACCTGGAGGCGATGTATTTTGACGCTGACTACGTCCGCGCGTTGGAGTATGGCTTACCGCCAACGGCGGGTGAGGGAATTGGCATTGACCGTTTAGTGATGCTGTTTACCGATAGCCCCTCTATTCGGGACGTACTGCTGTTCCCAGCGATGCGCCCCGAAGCTAGCGAGTAA
- a CDS encoding glutathionylspermidine synthase family protein, which translates to MLRVAITERPQWRELAHQLGFHFHTIEGEPYWTEDAYYQFTLAQIEQDIEDPTEALHEMCMDAVDRVCQSDALLHQLNIPEQMWGVIRASWHNGQPHLYGRMDFAYSGNGPAKLLELNYDTPTSIYEAGFFQWLWLEQVIEQRLLPAHADQFNSIQERMIAALAHIGQRLERDPPASPALHFASIKAHEEDRATVAYLQDCALQAGLNAPFIHIEDIGYQPNTDHGCFVDLENRPIRALFKLYPWEEMSDDAFGELLPMMQTHWFEPPWKAILSNKGILPLLWQWHEGHPNLLPAYFDTSDGTSLTPGWVRKPFFSREGSNIELMTTSGQYEAVDGPYTDNPRILQAYHPLPRFGERHALIGSWVVGDKACGIGIREDVGKITKDSSCFVPHAIV; encoded by the coding sequence ATGTTGCGCGTTGCCATTACTGAACGCCCTCAATGGCGCGAACTGGCGCACCAGCTAGGGTTTCACTTCCATACTATTGAAGGGGAGCCCTACTGGACAGAGGATGCCTATTACCAGTTCACGTTGGCCCAGATCGAACAAGACATTGAGGATCCCACCGAGGCGCTGCACGAGATGTGCATGGATGCCGTTGACCGGGTCTGCCAGTCTGATGCCCTGCTTCACCAGTTAAATATTCCCGAGCAGATGTGGGGCGTTATTCGTGCCTCCTGGCACAATGGCCAGCCACACCTCTATGGGCGCATGGATTTTGCCTATAGCGGTAATGGGCCTGCCAAACTGCTAGAGCTTAACTACGATACCCCCACCAGTATTTACGAGGCGGGCTTCTTTCAGTGGCTGTGGCTTGAGCAGGTGATCGAACAGCGCCTGCTGCCTGCCCACGCCGACCAATTCAATTCGATCCAGGAACGCATGATTGCTGCCCTCGCCCACATCGGGCAGCGCCTTGAACGCGATCCACCAGCCTCTCCGGCACTGCACTTCGCCTCCATCAAAGCGCATGAAGAAGATCGCGCCACCGTTGCTTACCTGCAGGACTGTGCCCTACAGGCAGGGCTGAATGCCCCTTTTATCCATATCGAAGACATCGGCTATCAACCCAACACCGACCACGGCTGTTTTGTTGATCTGGAAAACCGGCCCATCCGCGCACTGTTTAAGCTCTACCCCTGGGAAGAAATGAGCGATGACGCTTTCGGTGAGCTGCTGCCCATGATGCAAACCCACTGGTTCGAACCACCGTGGAAAGCCATTCTCAGCAATAAGGGCATCCTGCCGTTGCTCTGGCAGTGGCATGAAGGTCACCCCAACCTGTTACCGGCGTATTTTGACACTAGTGATGGCACGTCGCTGACACCCGGTTGGGTGCGCAAACCGTTTTTCTCTCGAGAGGGTAGCAATATTGAGCTGATGACCACGAGTGGCCAGTACGAAGCCGTTGATGGCCCCTATACCGACAACCCGCGTATTTTGCAGGCCTACCACCCACTGCCGCGCTTTGGTGAGCGGCATGCCCTGATCGGCAGTTGGGTAGTCGGTGACAAGGCGTGCGGCATTGGTATTCGTGAAGACGTTGGCAAAATCACCAAGGACTCCAGCTGCTTCGTACCGCACGCTATTGTCTAG